The segment ttccacaaatttacatatcctcaataacacacttcaacaaattatatatcctcaataacaagctcagtattcaacaatcacaagttccgcaaaaaggcaatcactagatcagcaaaacacaatatcaagttcactaatgataagtatgtgcaatgtaatggaatgcaatgtcaattataatgatgcatgtctgacctagtgatacacacccgctgtctctcagtccgggacccatgggggacatatctgtccatgcatctgtcgcgacgcatgacacgaccctcgataacagtaaccatcgcggcgcgcgatacgtccctcgaaatggtacatcctcttaagtatccattctttctcaatgcacataacacttgtcacaaccaatgcctcagaataatgcagatgacaagttcacacatataatgaggagatgaccatttccATAACATcacacagttcacaaccacacaaacatgaagttacatcaacaatgattcaaaaagccttcaaccctttctcaacacaacagacataaacaattaatcacattgccttttgttatccccattcttttcatcattagaattaatcaatgtggataagtcaacccatcaccaatcccgttactcccaacatataccacaaggaaatacacacatttcatacacttaacaagagtttagaaatccacttgcctcaatttatcgaacaatcacttcgggactttagccttcctcctttgttgcacttccaaataaaatctagtctattcaaataattaaacactATAAGTTTCGAAGTTAACAACACACATATTGCACGTGTCTAgactaaaccaaaaaaaactcacgcaaatttataattaagttcttaaatttcaagattaggattaaatttttaatttcttttcaatatcataaatcttaAGACATTCACTTAATACCATATAcctaatacttaattatatatattaatatatcaaaacttaaatgaTAATATGGAAACTATTAAAAGGATCTCAAATTGATCCCAATTTATATCACCCATatttgaacaccaaaatagagatatttcatgaaatacttTTATACGGAAGGCTTCTTGCATGTCTATTTACCTCCCTTCCCAATAATTGTTTCATGATCATCAACAATTGGTCATAATTACTTAATGACTAAGGTGAAATTTATGCTAAATAACATATGCATAcatgtacacaaaattaaaattagtttcacatattagtgtaaattatacacgttGTAATCTAAAAATCTACTtctaattacataaaaacttaatagaaaggatgaaaataattaccttgacgccttgagatgaaaatattgatttttctcctccttttcctttttcttttctccctttcttttcttttcttctctgccttttttttctttttcaaatcgtTTTTTTCCCCCTCAAATAAGCCGTCACAGGCATTTTATAAGTTTAGGCACTTTgccccttttctttttattttattttatttatttaattaattaatttcctttttcttttttttttcattattattagcaacaaaaaaatcttttattaaatttaaaaatcgtGTCACTCATTCTtacaagtcatataaattatttataaaatctactaaaaaggttaatataaaaaaataatagttgaaatttctaaaacgactaagagggtcgttacaAGTGTCGCGTCCGAtttattaggttttatttgccctaagtTTCTTactataaataggttttccttttagaaaaaatgttttggattgactaattctttttctgtaggaaaaagtttaggactctataaatagaggaatgttccttctaatttaatcaacattcacaatgtagtctttaAGGCtttgggtcacaagcttgatacgttatcacttgtgtgaacctcctaTATATTCCaggtgaattggttgaggttgttctttctgtattttgtactctcatatttatagtggactgctcatctcctttgtggacgcaggtcgattgaccgaaccacgtcaaatctttgtgtctttgggtatatttctcgttgtcttcttactcgtgatctttCAAGGTtcgctttgctagcttccgcatttacacatacttattttcggtcctaacacgATTCTGGGGCAGAGCTTGACCCAAGAGGGTTCATCCGAATCttatttgttgaaaaattacgctatatatggttaaaatattttgttatgcaCGTATAGTAAACGCCAcacttcatttttcttcttcatactTTTAATCCCCTAgaaattcagattttttttaatagtataaatatattcTAGACATGATTTTTAgagaattaataatttaaaccTTTAAATAAGTTACAATTTTTGTATGCACATGATATTTCTATATTCACTTGAAAAGTCTTGAACTAGATGTGCCTCCCATCTTCATTTGCAAACTATATTTGATTACAAACTTATTATAAAAATCAAAGGAATATTAAATAAACATCCACAAttctatatatatgttaaaaaaatcaGTCAATTATGCTACCTAACAAGCCCCACTATTTTATTAGCATAAATTGATAGGGCAAAAAATATGACTTTTCTTAGATTGAGCGTTTTGTTCAAGTTCATTGTATTGTGATTGATATTGTCTTCATTAGTGAGAATActtaatttttccaaaaaatatagagaaaaagaaaatgagaaacGAAATTAAAAGATGGAGATTTGAAACCTCATTAATAAGACGAATGTTTAGATGGTTAATCAACTGATTTATTAAGATTTATAATTGTTACGATAAAATACAGcggtatttttttttccaattttatctTAGCCATAGTTATATTTTTCATCCAATTTAGTATTATTAGCAAAAGATATAGAAATTGAGATATGACACAACCATCCCTAGATTATGATCGAAATGACAAAGATATATCTTAATtaaactaaggtcttattaccctttaacttttttttttttggtaattttataCATCTTTTGATTTACGTGACACACTTTGTGACTCTACGTAGTTGAGGTGAGTGAAAAATGTTTGAATGTCATGTTAGTTTAGTTAAGAAAAATTTCTGAAATTTCAGTCATAGTGTAGGAATACTTATGCCTaatatcaaatttgatgaagatgatgaaaattgaataagaaaggaagaaatatataataaacaaaaataattaattttaaaagatgattttacctgatttaaaattaaattaatcgaaCTTCAATATAAGTACCAAACGTCATACTTGGAAAAACAAGGAAAAAATTGCTCAATTGAGTTTTTTCCTCGTATTGATCAATTGAACAACCATTTATTATGGTACGTACAATTCATCGACTCCATCACACTACTAGATTTGAACTTTatacttaaattttaatattttcttcatatggacaaatattacattattatataCTTTAAATAGTTAATATGATATTCCATGACGTGCTTCACAGGGTATGACTTGGTAttctatacaaaaaattatacttttaattAACACTTTCTTCCTTGCCCTCTTCTTCTTGTCTACTTTATGTTAGCACCGAAAAATAATTAGGTGTCATGCGAAAATTaacaaagcaaacctcgaaaagATCAATCATAAGTAAGGAGACAAACGAGAAATTAAATATACTAAAAGTCAcgaagatttaacgtggttcggtacACCAACCTacatccacaaaggagatgaacaATCTTTTGTATTCTTTCCCTAATCAAATTTCTCCAAGTCCCTAAGACTACactgtgaatgttgattaactTGAAAGAACAAACCTTTATTTAGAAAGTCCGaagccttttcctacaagaaaaagaCTAGCTAATTATAAAGACCTTACgttttccttttagaaaaatgaaaatttattatgATAAGAAACTCAGGACAATTAATACCCAACAGTCTCTCTGTGTTAAATTATGTGATGGTGTTTAaaggaatataaaatttaataatattttcttaaaaaagtttAAGGTCAAAATAATTATAGAGGAAACCAATTCAAATTTATGTTAGAGCGTTCGACTACACAAGTCATcgatctttaaattttttttttggatcaaTATAATATAGAAACAAATAGAGAAAGTACTTACACATGGTATTTTTTAACCTAAGAAGATATATGATAAATTCGCCCGGGAGATCTTTTAGAGATGTTCGGAGTCTACATTAAGGTTATTAAAGACATGTATGTGGAAACAAAACCTGAGTTAGGAAAATGGGAGATGACTTAAAATATTTCCCAATATTGTGATGGGATTGCACCATGGATTAACCCTAGCTTGTCATATTCATTTATGCCTAAGTGATGACTATATTGGGATGATATATAAAAGGGGAGGTGTTGTGATATGATATTCGTAGATGACATAGTATTTATAATTTGTCAAGTCGTGTAGTGAAGTTAATGATAAATTGAAAGTTTGGAGAGAGCCATGGAATCTAAAGGTTTCAAGTTAAGCAGGGCTAAGAAAGAACACCCAGAGTGCAAGTTTTGTAACTTGATGCATGAGATAGAGTGGAAGTAAAGATATACACTAGTAATATACTCAAGATAGAAAACCGCAAGTATCTTGTCTTTAATTTAAGGAAACTGAGCAATTGATGATGACGTTACATATTGTATTAAAGCAGTGTGAGTAAAAAGAAGCTCACCACCGGGGTATTTAAGTGTGATATGAATGTGTTGCCTGTTGCCAATGATTAAAAGATAAGTTTTACAAAGTGATAGTTATGTTAGACCAACACTAGTGCATGAGGGTGAGTGTTGGCTACCCAAGAATGTCCACGTTCAAAAGATGAGGGTAGCAAATATAAGGATGTTCAGACGGATTAGTGGAGAAATATACTAAGAGAGATATGATTATTAACAATGCTATACATGCCGAGATAAGGTGAGAGTAGTGACCTCCATGACACAGAAGATAATGGAAGCAAGATTAAGATAATTCAGACATATATAAAGACTAGCTAGGAGTGAGGATGCACTAGTGAGAAGGTGTGAAAGACTGATTATAGTAAAAGTCTATTTGAAACGAACTTCTCGATCCTGCAAAGATTGAGATAAGgtataaatagatacatttttCGTTTAAGTTAAAGCTTATTTAGGAACCAAAGGGTAAAAAACAAGACTTGTTCCTAACATGAAGGCAAATTAAGTTACTCAACTTCACATAGTTGGTTGTTTAATTTTCCATATATTAAATGGAatcaacctttttttttaaaattttccatcaCCTACTCACTAGATTTGAACTTTCTTCATCTCCACTTGGACTTGGTTATTCTACTTGACTAAATTTTACTATTCATTAAACTTCTTTATAGGGCAACTTGACTTGGCTTTTTCCACACTACCTTTcttggtcttcttcttcttcttcttcatcttattACCTATATAAGAAGCAATTTTATGTTACCTTAACACACAATTTCACCTCTAACTATTTCTTACTCTTCTCAATTCCAAATTTGCTATGGCTTTTCTAAGTTCTCTCTTAGCTTCCCTTTTACTTGTTGGGCTTCTAATCCGAATAACAGGTAAATCTCTTACCTACAACTCACGTACAATTAGacaaattcaagatttaaattTCTAAGTTCAGTTTTTAGGAATTTCAGTATTGAACTCgttgtatttaaaattttggaaacctactatttgtttcaattttagtaacgttttatacatatatttatgtcCCGTATTAGAAGTACTGAATTCAAATGAATCGCCCTTTGCTTGTCTCATGCATGCACATTATTTACTTATATAAATGTCATATTAAataacactatatatatatatatgtatatatattttttttctaggcCCTAGTGATAAGGACATTAAAAAATAGGTTTAATGGTCTTACGCAATTGTGACATCTACAAATAAGTTAATTATGGACGTATTAACCAACCATTAgagatttttttatgtttaattttataattagtaAAGATTCACATTATCGACATCAACTTGTTTTCATTTAAGCGTTATTATTGTTGTGTTACTATTATTTTGACGTTCTTTTTTTTGTCATAATGTAGGAGCGCAGCCTATCGGAGTATGTTATGGAAAAATTGCCAATAATTTACCATCGGATCAAGAtgtcataaaattatataattcgaATAACATCAAGAAAATGAGAATTTACTTTCCAGAAACAAATGTCTTTAATGCCCTCAAAGGAAGTAACATCGAAATAATTCTTGATGTCCCAAATCAAGATCTTGAAGCCCTAGCCACTCCTTCAAACGCCAACGGTTGGGTTCAAgataatataagaaatcattttcCGGAtgttaaattcaaatatatagcCGTTGGAAACGAAGTTGATCCAGGTAGAGACAGTGGTAAATACGCACGATTTGTTGGTCCAGCAATGGAAAATATTTACAACGCGTTATCATCAGCAGGGTTGCAAAATCAAATCAAGGTCTCAACCGCGACATATTTAGGGCTTTTAACCAACACCTACCCACCTAGAGATAGCATTTTTCGCGATGAatataaaagtttcatcaatcCCATAATTGGATTTCTATCAAGACATAATCTTCCACTTTTAGCCAATATTTACCCTTATTTTGGCCATGCTGATGATAATGTTCCTCTTCCTTATGCACTTTTCAAGCAACAAGGGCTAAACGATGCAGGATATCAAAATCTTTTCGATGCCCTTGTGGATTCAATGTATTTTGCTACTGAGAAACTTGGAGGACAAAATATTGAGATTATTGTATCGGAAAGTGGTTGGCCTTCTGAAGGACACCCTTCCGCTACTCTTGAAAACGCGATGACTTATTATACAAACTTGATTAATCATGTGAAAGGAGGGGCAGGAACACCAAAGAAACCAGGAAGGACTATAGAAACCTATTTATTCGCCATGTTTGATGAAAATAGAAAGGATGGAAAACCAAGTGAGCAACATTTTGGACTCTTTAAACCTGACCAGAGGCCAAAGTATCAACTCAAATTTGATTAATGATACCATATTATAATCaatatatagatattttatGTTATGTATATGAATAATCAATAAATGATAGTATATGTGAGAAAAATGTATGGCCTCTTTTGTGTTCCTTGATATCATAACATTAATATTGAAGTATTTTTAATAAGATAGGTATTTTAATTGAAAGGGTTTTGTCCTTTTGTTCTTTGGTTATAAccatcaattttatttaaatccAATCTTTCTCTACAATGTTGCTCAAAGaattatttcatttcatattttcaaAACTTCATCTTTGTgttcatataaattttatgttcttCGTATAGGTTTCAATTTGTCTGTCTGATTTTGATTTGACaagaaatttaagaaagtaaagaatttttgtttgaattttgtgaGTTAAAGATATGTAGATATCAatatgtcctttaatcttgtgatcttaaacatgttatatgaaaagttaaaattaaagaattgtcaaaaaaagaaaaataactccCAAAAAGCACCTTAGCATGACAAGTTTATTTATGTCGAAGGTTAGAGGTGTATTCAAGATCGGGTCACCGGGTTTAGTGAATTAATGCTTTCCTCCTGAAATCATATATAATAGtattatacttttttaaaacataatataggTATGTGAATTCATAGTTGAAGTATCTACTGTGCGGTTATGATTTGGTGCACCTCTCTAAATGAAGTTAGAAATTTGAATCTTTTATTTATCCcgttttattttttcctttctaaaaTTGGGTAACGCTTCTTAAAGTGGTTTAGAtaggtaaaaataattttagacctataattttaaaattttaactatttttagtgATAAAAACCTAAATGTTAAATCAATCAAATTAATATCTTAGATCCACCTTTTCATTATAATGCACCCATCATCTCAAAATCATGAATATatactttcaattttttaattcttttttaaacagactaaaaataaaataattgaaacaagtggaatataaatattttttcttaacgaTGATAGTTATATTAGACATGCAAAATTGCTCAATTTcacttaatataaaataatttgaccTTTTCCTTGTACTGAATGGAAATAGCCATTATTTTCGTATTGTAAAATTCATTGACTCTATGAATGTGTGTTATATTAAATATCGACatttcaacaataaatattattaaataaatataaaattaaatatatacttaatataaattaaacaaaaatgtaATATTGTTATTTTCCTTCTAAATTATCGAATTTCTTTCGAGTTAAAGATTCAAGATTTACAGTTTATAAATATCTACAACAATCACAAAATTGATATACAATAACTATTGAGTTTACATGTCCATTTTCTTTGAGAAGAAAAGTATAGTTTAAAATCAACCATTAAATGTAATCAAccatttttttctcatatttttttttccatcacCTACTCTAGATTAGAAATTTATTCATCCCCCATTAGATACGTTTATATGACTTTTGATTATTCTACATGATCACTAAATTTCACAATTAATTGAACTTCTTCTTAGGGTAAACTTAGTTGTTATTCTACATGATCAACAACTAAGTTTCTCTAGTTGTTGTTACTTCTCCTAATGTGGTTAAACAAGTGTTAAAAACTCATGACCTCGCTTTTGCATCTAGGCCTACGCTTCTAGCTGCCGAGATTATTTGTTATAATGGAAGCGATATTGTCTTTTCTCCATACGGAGATTACTGGAGACAAATGCGTAAAATTTCCACTTACCAACGATAACATCAAAGCTATTATTTTTGCTGCATTGCTAAAACTAATGAAAGAGAGAGGCCTTCAATTTCCACTTACCAACGATAACATCAAAGctattatttttgtaagtattaCATTATTTAAAGGAATAAAGTATAAGTATCCCCTTAGATTATGATCGAAATTCAGAAATACCTAACTAAGGTTTTATTATTCCTCTCGCCGAacccatctttttttttttaaaaaaaaaattatacacctTTTTGACTTACGTGACATCCAAACATCTCTAATGCTCCTTACTACATAGAGTCATGGTGTGTGACACAGAAGCCAAaacgtttttttaaaaatagttcagAGGATGGAAAtaagaccttagtttagttaatgtGTCTTTGGGTTTTCAGTCATAACCTAAGGATACTCGTGCCTTATTGCTTATTTAATTAAGTCTGCACTTGTATTGTAAAAGCATACTAACTAATACATAAATACAATCTTTAACTTGATCTCAGATCACATGTATGAATTTCAATTTTGCATGTTCACAAATAGTCATTTatacttgtataaaattaaataaataaacacacatGTCATATGTGATATCCTACATGACAATTTATGTCCTACAGAGTGTCATCTCTCGATTATGCCACATAAGCAATAATTGATTGGACCATGGTGGAAATGATGAGGAATCCAAATGTAATAACCAGAGCTCAAGAAGAAGTAAGAAACACCTTTAGAGGTAAAGAAActtttgatgaaaatgatattgAAGAATTGAAATACCTAAAGTTGGTAGTTAAAGAAAGATTCGAGAATAACTCTATGGATTTTGTTGGTAATAATTTTGAGTATCTTTCCTCTAATAAAAGTGTCATATCATATTGATTTAtggtattgattttattttattttatttgtgtataCCTAGGTAGTTGCATACTTCAAGCTTTTGAGTGCTTCTAATCCATGTGAGTGTACGAATCTATTGAtatcaatattcatatatgcAATTTTCCATCAAAAAAGTCAATGAAAACTTACCAATGTAAAAAATTAagttcacatatagcaaacataaaaattatatttgtatattatagttataatttgtataattaagttTTATAGCAAacattaatttgtatatttcactatacatatacaaaagaaagcagttgtataatttctctatatatacaaaagaaagcagttaTATAATTTCTCGAGTGAGTGAGCGAAATCTGGGAGagggagagaggggaacgaaa is part of the Solanum lycopersicum chromosome 1, SLM_r2.1 genome and harbors:
- the LOC543986 gene encoding glucan endo-1,3-beta-glucosidase A precursor (The RefSeq protein has 1 substitution compared to this genomic sequence), producing the protein MAFLSSLLASLLLVGLLIQITGAQPIGVCYGKIANNLPSDQDVIKLYNSNNIKKMRIYFPETNVFNALKGSNIEIILDVPNQDLEALATPSNANGWVQDNIRNHFPDVKFKYIAVGNEVDPGRDSGKYARFVGPAMENIYNALSSAGLQNQIKVSTATYLGLLTNTYPPRDSIFRDEYKSFINPIIGFLSRHNLPLLANIYPYFGHADDNVPLPYALFKQQGLNDAGYQNLFDALVDSMYFATEKLGGQNIEIIVSESGWPSEGHPSATLENAMTYYTNLINHVKGGAGTPKKPGRTIETYLFAMFDENRKDGKPSEQHFGLFKPDQRPKYQLKFD